DNA from Triticum aestivum cultivar Chinese Spring chromosome 7D, IWGSC CS RefSeq v2.1, whole genome shotgun sequence:
GGTGCGTAAGCTTCAAGACCGTTTTGGCGCAGAGTGGTGGTTTGTTTGGTGGCGTGCTCCGGAGCGCCCGAGGTGATGATTGGGATCAGAGAAATCCCTGTCGGCCGAGCTGACTCCGACGCGGTGGTGCCTGAGGGTGTCGCCgaaccttcctggagggcgtcggaggtacccttcctctctcctcgtcGCGTACCGGAGGAAatccttggcagcagcgtcgtcatcgccgTGTCCTTTCTTGGAGGTGTTGTTTGGTACCGGCGCTTCAGAGTATAGGAGCTTAGTGGAGGATCCCGGTGGGCGCGGCGGTCGCGAagcttcttcgtttttgttgatccgccggTGTCggcatttgttttttttttctttgtttcttttgggcGTACTTGTGCTGCTTCTGGCCCAGCACATATCTACTTGTATCGGCGAggtttgctttgtaatacaaagagGGGGAATCGTTCAATTAGATCTCGGCCGTAGTTGGGTGTGCGCACATGACTACCGTCAAAATGCTCCAAACTGCTACAAGGACCATACGTTCTTTGGTGTTTTTTTTTGCGTCGAACGTACTTTGGTGGTTTGTTGAGACATTGTAGCTGAGATTACTTACACGGTAGCACTTGCGGAAATCTCACTGCAATACGTTTGGTAGTCAATGATTAGCACGTGAATCCAACTCACTCTGAAAGTCGGCAGGACGCAGTTCATGCACGCACGCGCCTGGTGCTCGAAACAATTCACGTACTACTATAGTCGTGCCTGAAGCCGGCCCCGCTACGTTGACAGGCTGGGCTGGCTGGCTAGCACCTATGCATGAAATCAGAGCTCTGCGCCCGGCGTTCGAGTCGGCCAAGCCAGGGCCGCATGGTGGTCGCCGCCCCGTCGTGACGTGAACGCTCGATCGGGGTCTCGACGCATGATGGCATTTGACGGCGATGATGGCCTCCACGGCGCGGCGCGCCTCCCCCGACACGAGAGCGCCTACGGCGTGGAGTGTGCGCCCTGGACGTGGTCTACGGCGGGTCCCCACCCCGCAGTAGGAGGGCGCTCGAGTTGCGTCGCTCGCGATGCAACGAGGCAGGCAGGGCAGCCCGTTTGATGGCCTATAATGGCGGTTGCATCGGGCCGTTCCCCTGCGCCGCTACACCATCACTGCcagcggcggcctccggtggcgtCCATGATTCTCCGGTCGCACGGGCCTCCGCCCACACCAATCAGGCGGCGCGGGCCGGGTGACGCCCCGGTGACGATAGTGCCATATGTTGCATTGCTATCATGCTTCTCCGGGCATGTGTGTCGAGCAGCCGTTTGCTGCGTCCCATTTTTCTATCCAAATCCCCTAACGCAGCAGGCGATGGAATTAGTAGTTGGATTTGAACTAGCGTGTCACGGCTTATACGCAAATGGAAGCAGACCGAAGGCGAGTGTAATCCACTAGGAGACAGCACGTGAAGTACAATCTCGATGAGTAATCTCGCATGTCCGGTGGTCCATCGGGGCAAGCCCCGCTGCCAGTACTCCTCGGCCATCATGGCTGTCCCCCGGGCGCCCCGGCGCGCCGCCATGACTATCCCGCCCGCCCCGCCGGCGCCTACCCTACCGACGGGGCGGCCCTAGGCCAGCAGCATCGATCGATGGCCACGGCGGGCACGCGCGTCGCATCCGACGGCGCCCGGCCCCTCCGCCGCCCGATCCCGATCCGACGGCGCGCCAGGCGTTCGTGCATGCACTCAATGGTTCCCTCCCGCGGACGCGTGCGTGCGGCTCGGCTTGCTTCGTGCTTGGGACTGGGTTGGAATGGGTGGATTGCCCTGCCACGATGCCCACCTCCATTGACCGGGGCCTCGCCTCCCCTCCGCACCGCCATTCAGCCGCCTTACAGTCACCGACATGTGGGCCGCTCCTTTCACCCGGCCCCGCGCGTCATCGTGCGTGCGGCCAAAACGATGGCGTGGGCCGCGGGGCAGGGCTCGGGCTCGGGCGCGGTGGGAAGCGGCACGCGCACCCACAGCGAGCACGAACCCATCGAGTGCGCACGCCACCTCATTAATTTCGTTCCCTCTctccccccgcccccgcccccattCATTCATTCGTTTCCATCACTGCGCTGCGCCGCGGTGCTCTGctcgccatcctcctcctcctcccccttccttccttcctctctGTATCTACTCAAAAGGAGTGCAAGGCAAAAAGAATCAATAGAGAGAGGGGGAGGGCAAGGCGGGGCATgaacccacgcacgcacgcacgcacgcaccaatCCGAGCATCCAACGCTCCCTTCATCCCTTGTATAAAACCCCGCGCTGCGGCCAGCGCCTTCCATCCATCCATCCGCTCTGCTCCTCCCTGCTCTCCACCGGCCTGCTTGCTTGCTCGTCGGCCGCGATTCCTCTTCCGTCCAGATCATCCATCCACAGTTCCACACCATACGCACCTCGTCGACTGACTGGTAACAGCACAGCCATCGCCATTACATCCCTCGCCTGCTCTGCTGCCTCGAGCGCGCGCCAGCAGTGCCTTGATGCCGTTTCCGTTTGATGCAGAGTAGGATGCCGTGGGTGGTGCTCTTCCATGTCGTCCTCTGATCATCGCCGCCGCTCCGCCGATCGACAGCGACCCAGGAGGACATGCGAGCTGGGTTCAACGGGCCTGACGCGATCGTTATGACAAGTGGCGCCGTCGCGTATTACTACAGATTGACGCAAGTCTGCCAGGTGAAAAACTAGTAAGCTACTACAATGTTCTTCACTCTTTCTACTACTCTACTTGTTTAGTTTCAGATTGATTCTTGTTGATGATTTCTTCCTAGCTTTTGAGCATCACTAGTCTCATGCTTGCTTGCTAGTGGGAGCGGGAATGAATCATGATGCATCATCTCATCTTCTAGTATAGTTGTAGATAAGCAGCAACTTTCTCATTGGTGCTGTCCGTTAGTGTTTGATAGGAAAGGAAATGCTGTTGCATGCAGACAGGAAAGCTTGCGATCGGGGCCCGCGTTTTGACGGAACTCGACGTCCACGGGCTTGTTGACAAAGTGGTTTGTTAGTGGTCAAAAGAAAAAGACATGGCGTTTTCAAGCAGTGTCTTTTTGTTTTGCCTTCTTTTTTTGTTGGTCGACAAAAGATGGGAGTTGCAGCTAGTACTACTCCAGCGCTGCTTTGGCTTATGTATTCTTTGCCTCAGACAGGGGAGCATGTTCGTGCGCTTGTTCGTCTGTACTTCTTGACATGCATAGTTAAAATAAGTAGCACTAGTAACTTCGAATTAACAAATAGCAGTATATAGATCCTAAGGTACATGAAATTTAAATAGTTTGTTTGGTTCATAATGCCCTTTGCCACGTCAGTGAATTGAAATTTCGGGTAACAGTACACTCTGAAGTTCCATTTTGCGGATCGTATGGAGAAAAGAACAGTACACTCTGTAGTTCCTCTGCTTCTAGTATCGTAGCTGCATGCTGAAACAGTAGCGACAGTTCAGATTTATTCAGTAATAATGCAAGTATCGGCACATAGAGTTAGACACCCACATTGCTACTCTTATTAGAGCATTTCCCTTGGAGAATCGAGTAGGACGTCTAGCGTGTGTTATGCTTTAGTGGTGTCCTACAGTACGCTGTGTACCACCCTGATCATTACTTGCAGCCAAGTAGAGCACCTTTTCCTTTTTGACGAGCGCTATATGCCACTAGTCGTCTACTATGATCTGTCCGTGCATGTATGCATTCATGTTCAGTCTCAAAGACTAGTCGCTGCCACCCTCTGTACTCATTTTGCTCTGTTCTCGCGCTGGGAAATCTTGGCACGCTTCAGAACAATCAGAGGCATCATAAGATCATGTGCTCATAAGCCATGATCATACATTGCACTTCCATCATACTCATGTTTGCATTTCCATTTCTTTTAACTTTTGTTTGATTGTCTGCTCGTGATTCCTTCACTAACGTATCTTGCCACTGCCTTCCTGCTTGCAGGCCGAATACTTCCGCCAGCTGCTCAAGCCCGTGACGTAGATTCGACCACAAAATCCCACACATCCACCAGAGACAATTCCATCCAAAACAACCTCAAACCCAGACAGACTGACTGCATCAATTTTGAACTGAACCCTTGAATTCTTAGTTCGTTTTCCTTCCATTCGAATTTCGAAAGCAACACCTGTCATTTTCCTTGAATTCTCCACCGAACCGATCCATCCGCAAAGACATCTCCAGGAGTTGAGCAGCTAGCAGCAACAAGTGAAGCGATGCAGGGAGATCCAGGCTACGGGTACGGTGGCTACGCCGCCGGCTACGGCTACGGCTACGGCGGTGGCTACGGCGCCGGCTATGACATGGCCGGGTACGGCAACGGAGCCGGAGGAGCCTACTACACCAACGACCGGTACCCCGCGGCGGCGCCGCCTGCCTATGAGGACCCGCTCGCCGGTCGGAGGCAGCACGACTTCCCGGCTCCGCTCACCGGGCTCGAGTTCCAGCCGTCAGATACCTGCCCCAAGAACTACGTCATCTTTGATCAGACCTATGACCGGAGCAGGGTGATGTACCACCCGTCGCTGGCCAACAACTTCGGCTCCTCCGGGGGCTACGACCAGCACTGCAACAACGGCGGCTACGACCAGAACTACGTCGGCAAGAGCACCTACTACGGCGGCGACCAGGACGGAGGCGAGTGTTCAATCCGGCAGAAGGAGGACACCGACGAGATCGACGCGCTGATGAGCTCcggggacggcgacgaggaggacgacgtGCTGAGCACGGGTCGCACGCCTGCCTGCCGCGGAGGGGGCTCGCCCGACTCCACCTGCTCCTCCGGGTACGTGGTGAGCGTCAGCCCGACTGGCAACGCCGCGGGCGCCGGCGGGggcggggagaggaagaaggagcggatgaagaagatgatgaagacgcTCAAGGGGATCATCCCCGGCGGCGACCGGATGGACACGCCCGCCGTCCTGGACGAGGCCGTCAGGTACCTCAAGTCGCTCAAGGTGGAGGTGAAGAAGCTCGGGGTGCGCGGATCAAGAAGCTAGGGAGGGACAGCGACCTCACATGGCAATGCAGGTCGAGCCAATGATGGAGGCAGATAAGACGGGGGAGTTGGTGCTCGCTCCTTTTTGCGCTGCCATGATGATACCATCCCGTGGAGCTCTCGAGGATCAGTGGAAAGGAATGATATGGAAGGATTCAGTTGCCGCACGCGCCGATCTCTCGCCCCTCCCTCCCTCTAGCTGCGTGCGTGCCTGGATTGTTGCTTTGCTTTTGTAGAAGTTGCTGCTTTTCTTCCGCCCTCCCCCGCCCCCTCCCTGTCGTATCTCTAGGTGCCGGCTGGTGTTGTAACTTGCATGCTGATTATATACACCGTGTTTTTGTTTATCCCCGTCATCATCCCTCCCCCGGGCTCCGCTCTACTTCTATAGAGTTGGCTTACCATGTTCTTTATTGTTCTTTTATTTTTTAGCAATGGCGGTTGAATCCCCTGCAACAGGACTTGAATCTCTTATTGGGGCGAAAATTTGTTGTAGAAATTTCATATGATGGGAGCTTAAGATTTATTAAAAAGATGCAATTCTATGAAGGCGTCTCTGAAATTCTGAATTAAGGGGCTGGCTTTCGATTTACTGCAGAATGCTACTTTCCCACTTTCTTTGGATTACAAACATTTTTCAGGGAGTTGGGCTAAACGGGAATTTCCTAGTATATTGGAATTCCATCCAAATAGACCATACGAAGTTTTGATCATGCaaatctaagagcatctacaaccgcaaCCTGCAAATCCGAGCCCTCAAACGCTCGCTCCACTAGACGGGTCGGACGCCTCGGACGCCgcactggcctccgcacgggttggctggCTGGCCCGAGCGTGTACCAAATGAACGAccccgagttcgacccccgtgatgctatgtgGGAGCCGAGGAACACTCTTGAAGAGTACTCCCTTTtcattgtgaagcagatgccaccttccgtgcacgacaccggaggcctgccgttcatgaagcatggttgtgtctttagtgcgcaccgccggatgaacggcatgctgggacacgctatccctgatttatgccgcatCAGCTTGGACGAAtgtccatcgtgtggaaccggacttaagctgcgacaatgattcccgttgcccaccgctatggatcgtgtcatctatgaagaacacctgggactggaacctggaggacaTGGAGCCTATCTATTATGGTAAACTGTGAATGGTACCGCTGTAAATATATGTAGagtagtcgtgcacaaatttatcacatgaagtggagatgaacttgtgtggcatgttggcatttgtcctttagaatttactactagtaaatgtgttatgtgtatgtgcaacttgtgtggcTGTTGAATGGGCTTCAACACGCTCCGTGAGAAAAAAAGTGGCACAATTTTGGctataggtgacgtggcggcatcatatagtAGCGGTTGTTcgctatagtagtagtactaggacGACAACTTGTACTCCTGTAAACCTTGagcttggatcttcgcctcttcgggaggtCCAACAATTCGtactcctataaaccttgcgcttggctctttgcctcttcggaaggtccaacaatgatgatactacagtacaatatgcttctggcaatctgacaccgaatgaactgttgcacgtccaccgcgagggcgagggagagggcgctgtagtcaaaaccctctcctcatcttgcgagccaccgtgcgcgtggACGGGGGAGAGGGCGTAGGCGTACGTCGTAAGCAAGCTTCTCCCCGTCCTGTGAGCCAGAGGGCGtaataagcaagcttctccttgttctgcgagttaacgggacacatcaaagtagtagtcCATACTACGTCCTTTTCGGTaacatggcttaatttcaaatgagataactACATTGGCGGTCAACGTATTGGTAACAATACAGTCACTGGACTTCATACTCCTACTACGctaattacggtcactatatagttttgcggtgattatacggtcactagctcactgTAGGGCACCGTATTGCACCCTGCTGGCTGGCCGCATAGACGACGTGGCACTTTATTGACTGGTTAAATTGGCACGTGGTTTCTGGGttccacctgtcagttggcagagcaaagaaataaGTTAAACAAAACCTTACGTGAgcacgacaggagtccaacccttgcgcgcgaaccaccctggttgtgtatgtgagtgcatgcacgtgtaggttgagcacttgagcgtgagcgtgtgtgttgcgtcttgtgctgtgtgccgcatggatgcatgtgttgcgtgcgtgcatgtgtacgtgtgagtgttgcatgcatgcatgaggcttctaCTCCCTCCCATTGTTATGTTCATATTTGAAACTTCATTAAAATGTTccatgcaagaattaagagaaaactcaccaatcactacaaaaaagacacatccgtgacattatggcccgaacgaatttttttcctgtcatggttatgacacttctatgacgataattgtgacaaaaaacacatatcatcatagatgtggtgggctcctacttttatgacaaaaaatcatgacaggaaatgggcttttcgtcctgggcgggccggggacgcacccgcatgacattctttgggccatccatgacataaaaaatcatggtagaagtgagggcgaggaaattttcacGGAGTTCCCCGTTACggtgtgtcggagtaatgggccacgggtagcctcacccgaggccccgagcctttcaagactttgggccggcttTGCCCCAAGACACCTCACATCGAAGCGCCGCCTCCCGGTGGCCGGCTGGCTATACGGCCGGCTGCACGAAGGCGGCCAAGCACCAGCAGATGGCACCAAGACTGGCCGGCTCCTAGCAGAAGGCCTCCGGAGAAGCCGGCGTCTGACAGGCGGACAGTGAGAGCCCTCAGAGTCTGTGCCCTCATCACGAGGACAAGACAGGgcgaggctacagtgtagcccctcACCCAATCTTGGGcccaggcgtggctacagtgccccgtacgggcagagatctccgcccggcgcggcactgttgccattcccCCTTGACGTCACTCCTGACGGGAGGAGTCTTGCTCCCCACGATGACCTGTCGGTACGGCcagcaggcggcgggccctaccagacagcgagagcccggaaggcgGCAGTAGCCAGACCAGCCGGACCTAAGGGAGGCCGGTCTGGCAGCAGGCGGCCAGCTCCTCCCTCGGGACCCATGCGCCATCAACCAGATAAGACGTggtaaggctacagtgatctcccaccagacgaCGGGACTGTAGCCATACCCcgctgaccaagcctgcgtcattagcaacACGACTACAGTGATCAGCCGCCAACCAGACCTGCCGGCGGCGGGagcagcctgtcggctccgtaccagaccaggcggcaggccccagcggtcggcggagaagccggcgaccagagacactgacggccgggcCCAGCATCCGGCCAGATTATcaatgtacccctgggggtaggcctatataaaccccccatggcacccatgcaaagggtttccgctccattagaactagccaacaccctaggggaagaagaagagctagccttgcctccttctgcctctagcacacagctcaaggagcaccattgtatcacttgtgccttagtgatcatgcggagcccccgcagagcaggactaggggtgttatctcctaggagagccccgaacctgggtaaagtgcgccggcgttcgtgtctacgcctcatcccgcttccaggcaccggagacgttctactcgctcccaccatgataagccatcctttggcatatgtcgcacccaacccccgacacggtgggtggtcagggccgagcgatgtagtgtggtttgcgtgtttctctctcGT
Protein-coding regions in this window:
- the LOC123167510 gene encoding transcription factor bHLH144, yielding MQGDPGYGYGGYAAGYGYGYGGGYGAGYDMAGYGNGAGGAYYTNDRYPAAAPPAYEDPLAGRRQHDFPAPLTGLEFQPSDTCPKNYVIFDQTYDRSRVMYHPSLANNFGSSGGYDQHCNNGGYDQNYVGKSTYYGGDQDGGECSIRQKEDTDEIDALMSSGDGDEEDDVLSTGRTPACRGGGSPDSTCSSGYVVSVSPTGNAAGAGGGGERKKERMKKMMKTLKGIIPGGDRMDTPAVLDEAVRYLKSLKVEVKKLGVRGSRS